CGTCAGCTGGGAGAATCAACCCAGGTAATGTGCGTCACCCACTTGCCGCAGGTAGCCGGTTGTGGCCACCAACATTTCTATGTCAGTAAAGAAACTGATGGCGCCGTGACAGAAACCCATATGCAGCCACTGGATAAGCGCGCGCGTCTGCAGGAACTGGCGCGGTTACTGGGTGGAAGCGAGGTGACACGCAACACTCTGGCCAATGCAAAAGAGCTTTTAGCAGCCTGACCCAGCACTTTTTTACATTCCTGTGGTCATATGCTTGCTCTGTAAAGGTTTCAAACTGCGGTAAGGTTGATTATCATCGGCAGTTGTTGCCATCGCCGCGGGCAGTTTGGCATGGCCAGCACAATTCGTCGCAGGGAGCCAGGCTCTTCTTATCGATGTGCGCAACCAGAGCTTAAAAAAGGCTTAGTGACCCGGGTGAAGTCGCCTCATACAAGGCGTCGAGCCCCAATAAGGAATCAATTAATGCGCTGTAAAACGCTGACTGCTGCTGCAGTGGTACTTCTTATGATGACCGCTGGCTGTTCCACTCTGGAGCGAGTGGTTTACCGTCCAGACATCAACCAGGGTAACTACCTGGTGGCTAACGATGTGGCAAAAATTCATACCGGTATGACGCAACAACAGGTTGCTTACACGCTGGGTACACCGATGATGCACGATCCGTTTGGTAACAACACCTGGTACTACGTGTTCCGTGAACAACCGGGTCATGAGCCGGTGAAACAGCAAACGCTGACGCTGACTTTCGACAGCAACGGTACGCTGACCAACATCGACAACAAGCCAAAGCTCACCACCACAAAATAGTGAGTGTGAACGACAGGTATAAAAAAGGCGCTCAACCGGCGCCTTTATTTTTTTGCAGCGCGTTCTGCCCGCTGACGGCGTAACTCTTTGGGATCAGCAATCAACGGGCGGTAGATCTCAACGCGATCGCCATTATGCACTTCGTCAGCCAGCTTTACCGGGCGGCTAAATACCCCAACTTTGTTTTCATCCAGATCGATTTCGCGGCGCAGCTCAAGAATGCCTGACGCTTTGATGGTCTGCTCAACGGTACTGCCCTCAGCCAGTTTCACACTGAGCAGATACTGTTTATCAGGTAATGCATACGCCACTTCAACGGCAATATCAGGCACGATAGACCTCTTTTGCCCGTAGGGTAAAGGCTTGTACCATGCTGCTGGCCAGTTCTTTAAATATGCGGCCGAAAGCCAGTTCGACCAGCATATTGGTGAACTCAAAATCAAGATTCAGTTCAACCTTGCAGGCCTCTTCACTGAGTGGCGTAAAGTTCCAGCCACCGGTCAGCTTACGAAACGGCCCATCAACCAGTTGCATATGAATACTTTGATTGTCAGTCAACGTATTGCGGGTAACAAACGTCTTACTGATGCCCGCTTTGGATACATCGACCGATGCCGTCATCTGATTTTCCGCAAATGCCAGAACGCGGCTGCCGGTACAACCGGGCAGAAACTCGGGATACGCGTCGACATCATTCACTAACTGGTACATCTGCTCGGCGCTATAAGGCACAAGCGCTGAACGGCTAATCTGGGCCATATCGATTCCTGTTATATCTCAAAACATATAAATAATATCATCCCCGGCGATCAAACAAAATTCTCTGGCGCCAATGGCGTGCTAAAATAGCGCATTTCCCCGCCAGGTATTGGTCAGGGGATGCCATTATTCACTGCTTGATGTAGACTAAGCCGCACTATGACAAAGAAAAAAGCACATAAACCCGGTTCCGCTACCATTGCCATGAACAAACGCGCCCGTCACGAATACTTCATTGAAGAAGAGTTCGAGGCAGGACTTTCGTTACAAGGATGGGAAGTAAAATCACTCCGCGCCGGCAAGGCCAACATCAGCGACAGCTATATCCTGCTGCGCGATGGCGAGGCTTATCTGTTTGGCTCAACATTCCAGCCGCTCAGCGTGGCATCTTCGCACGTTGTTTGCGATCCGACCCGCAGCCGTAAACTGCTGCTGAAAAAGCGCGAGCTGGATTCACTGTACGGTCGTGCCAATCGCGATGGTTACACCATCGTGGCGCTGTCCATGTACTGGAAAAATGCCTGGGCCAAACTGAAAATTGGCGTGGCCAAGGGTAAGAAAGAGCACGACAAACGCGATAGTGTTAAAGATCGCGAATGGCAGCAAGACAAAGCACGTATCATGAAACATGCAAATCGCTAAGCCACTGGCATAGCGTATGGTTTTTCTGATATACTGCTCAACAGTACTTGGGGCTGATTCTGGACTCGACGGGATTGTGTAGCCTTAGGAGCATGCCGAGGGACGGTTTGCCTCGTAAAAAGCCGTAAAAAAATAGTTGCAATCAACTACAAAACTGCACCTGCAAACGACGCTGACTTTAACCAGTTAGCGTTCGCTGCTTAATCAGCCTAAGAAACTGAAGGTGTCCTCTCTCCCTAGCCTCCGCTCTTAGGACGGGGATCAAGAGAGGTCAAACCCAAAAGAGATCGCGTGGATACCTTGCCTGGGGTTGAAGCGTTAAATCCAATCAGGCTAGTTTGTTAGTGGCGTGTCCATCCGCAGCTAACCGGCGAATGTAAAGATTGGACTAAGCATGTAGTGCCGACGGTGTAGTAATTTCGGACGCGGGTTCAACTCCCGCCAGCTCCACCAAAATCTTTTCGCGGCGGTTCCAGAGCCGTCCGCAGAAGTCCTGGAAGCCCGCACGGTGTAAGCCCTGCGGGCTTTTTTGTGTCTGTAATCTTCCGCGGAGATCCGACTGAATCCAGAACCTTTTGGCCTACGTTTAGGCCTACGTTATGATATAGGCCTAAAAACGTAGGCCTAAAACATGGACGAGGTACTGCATGCCAAGGATTGCACGCCCCCTTACCCACATTGAAGTGAGTAAATCCCGCGCTACAACAAACAAGCTTTACCTGCACGACGGTGAAGGCTTGTTCCTGATGGTAAAACCGTCAGGCAGAAAAACCTGGCGCTTTCGCTACCTCAAGCCGGGGACCAATAAGCGTACTACCATTACCTTCGGTAACTTCCCTGCCCTCTCATTAGCTGATGCACGGCAGTTAAGGGCCGAGAAACAAGCCCTGTTGGTCAGAGGCATTGATCCACATGAAAAGATCGCCTGTGAAGCTGAGCAGGTCGAAATAGCTGTAGAAAGCCTTTTCGCCAATGTTGCCAGCAACTGGTTTGCGCTGAAGAGTAAAACTGTTACGCCGGACTATGCCAAAGATATCTGGCGCTCTCTGGAGAAAGACGTCTTTCCAGTATTGAAGGACATTCCGGTGCAGGAGATAAAAGCGCGCACACTGGTACAGGCGCTTGAACCGATCAAAGCCCGTGGCGCATTGGAAACTGTCAGGCGCCTGGTGCAACGTATCAACGAAATCATGATCTATGCCGTAAACACTGGCCTGATTGATCTTAACCCTGCATCCGGTATTGGCTACGCCTTTGAGAAACCCAAAAAACAACATATGCCGACTCTGCGACCAGAAGAACTGCCAAAGCTTCTGCGCACGCTGGTCATGTCTAACCTCATTGTAACGACACGCTGCTTAATTGAATGGCAACTATTAACGCTGGTGAGGCCATCGGAAGCTTCGGGAACCGAATGGTGCGAGATTGATGTCGAGCAAAAACTCTGGGTTATCCCTGCTGCGCGCATGAAGGCAAAGCGTGAGCATATCGTGCCGCTGTCGGATCAGGCTTTAGAGATTCTGGAATTTATGAAGCCTGTCAGCAAAAATCGCGTGCATGTTTTTCCGAGTCGTAATGACCCTAAGCAGCCGATGTGCAGTCAGACGGCCAATGCGGCTTTAAAGAGGATTGGCTATGGTGGCAAGCTGGTTGCTCATGGGCTGCGTTCAATTGCCAGTACAGCGATGAACGAAGCGGGGCTGAATCCCGACGTCATTGAGGCCGCCCTGGCACATACTGATAAGAACGAGGTGCGGCGCGCTTATAACCGCTCCCTGTATCTTGACCAGCGTAAGGAGTTGATGGCGTGGTGGGGTAATTACGTTAAACAAAATATTTGATAAATGATAAAGTGAGTGCGGATAAAAATATGTATCAATTTCAGCTTTAACCAATACCTATCAGTATATCAATGCATCATCTATCTTCTAAACCTATGAAATAGATGATGTTTAAATTAAAATATTTCAAAGCTATTTCTTAATCAGGCTTATCTTTGATAAAAAGTCATTACTATATTTATTAAAAGGATATGAAGGAGTGAAAATCTCGTAGCCAATATAATTTTCGTAAGCAGAATTATTTATCATTTCATCAAGATGATACTTAAGCCTAAATAGATACTCCTCATTAGGTACAATGATCGCAACACTATCGAATACAGATAATTCTTTTGATTTAATGCGCCATTCTCGCTCCCAAGAAAAATCCACTATTTTACCCGTCACAATTGAACACCAAGGATCAAATTGAACGTGTCTCCACCATCTACTTTCATCGAGATATTGAAGCTCTTCTTGTGGTTGATAAATTACCGGCATGCCACCAAAAATGAAAATATCTTCTTTTAAATAACTCAAACCAAAAGGTTTATAATCTGACCTGTCATCATTCAAAAAATATTCAGGTGACTCAGTAAAGCATATACATGCTTCTCCTCCAGTTATAAATTTCTTGCTTCCTTTAATGAAACCATCCCTTAGAATGCTCAACAACACTTCAAAAGCCGCCTCATATGCTTCATCATTTTTATACCCTGGAATGTCTGTTTTTATCCAATGATATACATTTTCTGAGTAATCTTTTCTTTTCATCTGTTCCTTACCTAAATTATCAATACACTACATTTTATTAATAAATTCATGGTATTAAAAAATACTTTATCAGTAGACTCAGTGAAATAATTCCTTTCCTTATAGCTTGAAATTTCTTTTTAAATATAATCCTGCATTTCATTTTTCATTTCTGAAATAGGATTTATGAGTATTTTACCTTCGACACGGTCAATCAACAAGGAGATTATTTCTGCTCCTCTCAGCATCCTTCATTGGCTCCAAAATTTCTGAGAATATTATATTTTGATTAATTTTATTAGTATTTACTGAGTTCTCCTGTGTCCATTGTCTGAAAGCACTTGCATACAAAACCGCATCAGTTATATGGCAAGCAACGGCGGTTCGAAGTGTATGCGCATAATCTTTTTTTCTTGTAATTTAACCTGATAGCTAGCGAGTTGAAAATTTCTCCTTAGCGCAAGCCAAGCAATCAAAGCAGGTATAACACCAGCAAAAAAAAACGCTTAAAATAGTTCCCCAAGAAAAGGAAGAGTCGATAATAATCTTAGGAATGCTATCTATGGATACTGACGTTGATACTTTATTAAAAATAAAAGGCATATCTGTCTGAATCATAACCTCTCCATTTATTCAAAAAAAGTAGATATTTCAAAGTTATGTCATTAATAATGACATACAGTTGTCCGCATAGCTATAAGGTATATTCATAGCGGATTACACATGGTTACAAGGGCTTAACAACAAGTATTGATGGGCACAATAAAGCCGATTAGAAACTTGGATCCCCCACCTCTCCCCCACTTAATGGTGAATCACTTGTTCCCCCACCTAGTTTTTCGGGTTTAAATAAAAACATTATTTATCATTCAGTTAACTTATCGCCCCCACTTCACGCGTATAACACCTGAGAAGTGGGGGAAATCGGTTAAAAAATGCGAGTTATTACCGGGTTCCCCCACCAGTCCCCCACTTAATCCCCCACTACGTTATGCAAAGATCTGGGACTGATATGTTCACCTTCGCAGATGACCAGGCCATCTTTTTCCAATTTTTCCAGCCAGCGGGTGAATTTCTTCGACACGTCATACCCCATGGCCTTCATATCATCCCGAACCAAAGTCCGGGTACAGGCTTCACCGCTGGCGGTGCGCGAACGAACCGCCTGCCAAAGCGCCGTATGGTTTTCAGTGAGTCGCTGTACCCCAGCTAAGGCAGGATCGATATCAGCAGCATCCTCTCTGACCTCGCGCCCTTCATCGTTTAACACCAGCGAAGTAATCTGATCGCCATCATCATCAATGTACAAATCGACCGGGTACAAGTCGTAGGCCATACGTGGGGGTTCCTCCGCATCTTTCATCTTGGTACAGCTAAGAATCAGCGCTCCACCGTCACCTTCACGACGCACGTTAAATTCCACATCCAGCGCCGCTCTGAAAGCACTGGAGCCGCGCGCGCCTTTGTCCTGGTCTTTGCCTGAATGATGAATAATCAGTACCGTCGCTTGCGTGGCTGCTTTAATAAAATCACATCCCTGAATAAACGCACCCATATCTTTAGCCGCGTTTTCATCGGAGCCGCCAAAGCAGCGGGCAAGCGTATCCAGAATGATTAGCCTGACCTGCATGCCGGTAGCGGCTTTAACATCATTCGCCGCCTTGATCACCTGCTCAACGCTCTCCGGGCTGGCTGGGAAAATGGGACAATCAACGCGGTATAGCGAATCGATTGGGCTTCCTCCGTTAAGCGTTTCCTCCCATGCGCGAATACGGCGGGGAACGCCGATACCGCCTTCACCCACGACATAAATAACTGCGCCCTGGGTTACGGGTTTACCTGCCCAGGATTTACCGGTGGCGATATGGCATCCCCAGGATACGGCCAGAAACGATTTATATGAGCCGCTGGCACCGTAAGCGCTGGTGACAGACGAACTGGGTAAATAGCCTTTAATCAAATAGTCCTGCCGGTTATCAAAGCCGTCAGAACCTTTACGCAAGGGAAGCGAGGTGCTGAATTCCTGGCAGGGATGATCCACGCGGGTAATCGAAGGTTGTTGGCGTTCAGGCTGATACATCTGCTGTTTAAAAGCATCTTTAACAGCATCAATGCCATGCTGCTGACGATAATCATCCCAGTCGCAGGCGATATCGCCTGGTGGGAAAGATACCCAGCCACTAACCGCCACAGCCGCTTTTACCGCTTGCTCCATGCCGGTATTGGCTGAGCCATCAGAATGTGGGTCATGATCGCCGGCGAAGATAATACAGGCATCAGGATATTTATTTCGCATCACCAGAGCGACATTACGCATATTGTTGGCCGACATCGCTGCAACCACCATTCCGTTTGCTATCCGACCGAGAGTTAATGCAGTGGCATAACCCTCAGTGACGATAATGCTGGTAACTTCATGGGATTGATTAAGCGCGATAAATGCGCCTTTCATCTGCGTACCCGGAAGTAACCGTTTTTCACCCCCGGCATTAATCAGCTGCGCACCGACTAATTCACCGCTGCCGTTATGTATCGGAAGAATGATTGCATCATGACCAAAGGTAGCCCTGCCGACTGTCAGAGGGCCTTTCACATTGAGCATAGTCACCGTGTTCAATAACCCTTTCCCGGTCAGATAAGGGCTTTTACCCATTCGGGCAGCGGAGAGTAACTCTTTCGCACGGTTTGACGCCGGACTGAGTGGCGTTTTTTCTCTGGCGGGCGCAGTTGAAGGCGCTAATTTCAGCCCGGCAACCAGTCTTGCAGCGGATAGCAGATCGCATGCGTTTACCCTCGCCACCAGGTCAAGACCATCACCGTGGCTGCATTGATTGCAAATCCAGGTGCCGCGCCCCTGCTTATCATCAAAACGGAAACGATCTTTCCCTCCGCAGACAGGGCAAGGGCCATGCTTATTGATTTCGGGAAGAGTAATGCCTAATTCGGCAAGAATTTGC
This is a stretch of genomic DNA from Winslowiella toletana. It encodes these proteins:
- the bamE gene encoding outer membrane protein assembly factor BamE, which encodes MRCKTLTAAAVVLLMMTAGCSTLERVVYRPDINQGNYLVANDVAKIHTGMTQQQVAYTLGTPMMHDPFGNNTWYYVFREQPGHEPVKQQTLTLTFDSNGTLTNIDNKPKLTTTK
- a CDS encoding integrase domain-containing protein, translating into MPRIARPLTHIEVSKSRATTNKLYLHDGEGLFLMVKPSGRKTWRFRYLKPGTNKRTTITFGNFPALSLADARQLRAEKQALLVRGIDPHEKIACEAEQVEIAVESLFANVASNWFALKSKTVTPDYAKDIWRSLEKDVFPVLKDIPVQEIKARTLVQALEPIKARGALETVRRLVQRINEIMIYAVNTGLIDLNPASGIGYAFEKPKKQHMPTLRPEELPKLLRTLVMSNLIVTTRCLIEWQLLTLVRPSEASGTEWCEIDVEQKLWVIPAARMKAKREHIVPLSDQALEILEFMKPVSKNRVHVFPSRNDPKQPMCSQTANAALKRIGYGGKLVAHGLRSIASTAMNEAGLNPDVIEAALAHTDKNEVRRAYNRSLYLDQRKELMAWWGNYVKQNI
- the smpB gene encoding SsrA-binding protein SmpB; translated protein: MTKKKAHKPGSATIAMNKRARHEYFIEEEFEAGLSLQGWEVKSLRAGKANISDSYILLRDGEAYLFGSTFQPLSVASSHVVCDPTRSRKLLLKKRELDSLYGRANRDGYTIVALSMYWKNAWAKLKIGVAKGKKEHDKRDSVKDREWQQDKARIMKHANR
- a CDS encoding helicase RepA family protein, with product MYQPERQQPSITRVDHPCQEFSTSLPLRKGSDGFDNRQDYLIKGYLPSSSVTSAYGASGSYKSFLAVSWGCHIATGKSWAGKPVTQGAVIYVVGEGGIGVPRRIRAWEETLNGGSPIDSLYRVDCPIFPASPESVEQVIKAANDVKAATGMQVRLIILDTLARCFGGSDENAAKDMGAFIQGCDFIKAATQATVLIIHHSGKDQDKGARGSSAFRAALDVEFNVRREGDGGALILSCTKMKDAEEPPRMAYDLYPVDLYIDDDGDQITSLVLNDEGREVREDAADIDPALAGVQRLTENHTALWQAVRSRTASGEACTRTLVRDDMKAMGYDVSKKFTRWLEKLEKDGLVICEGEHISPRSLHNVVGD
- a CDS encoding RnfH family protein, translated to MPDIAVEVAYALPDKQYLLSVKLAEGSTVEQTIKASGILELRREIDLDENKVGVFSRPVKLADEVHNGDRVEIYRPLIADPKELRRQRAERAAKK
- a CDS encoding type II toxin-antitoxin system RatA family toxin, coding for MAQISRSALVPYSAEQMYQLVNDVDAYPEFLPGCTGSRVLAFAENQMTASVDVSKAGISKTFVTRNTLTDNQSIHMQLVDGPFRKLTGGWNFTPLSEEACKVELNLDFEFTNMLVELAFGRIFKELASSMVQAFTLRAKEVYRA